In Raphanus sativus cultivar WK10039 unplaced genomic scaffold, ASM80110v3 Scaffold1550, whole genome shotgun sequence, a single genomic region encodes these proteins:
- the LOC130504406 gene encoding sucrose synthase 6-like, giving the protein MASSSSPTTLPRSDSIADKMPDALKQSRYHMKRCFASFVRGGKKLMKRENLMTEIEKCIEDSHDRKKIMEGLFGYILTCTQEAAVVPPFVALAARPDPGFWEYVKVNAGDLTVDEITATDYLKLKESVFDESWAKDENALELDFGAIDFTTPRLNLSSSIGNGADYISKFISSKLGGNTDKLEPLLNYLLRLNHHGVNLMINEDINTVAKLQKSLMLAVNVVSTYPKHTPYETFAPRLKEMGFEKGWGNTSQRVKETMVMLSEVLEAPDSVKLDLLFSRLPTVFNVVIFSVHGYFGQQDVLGLPDTGGQVVYILDQVRALEEELLIRINQQGLGFKPQILVVTRLIPEARGTKCDQELEAIEGTKHSHILRVPFVTDKGTLRQWVSRFDIYPYLERFTQDATSKILKRFECKPDLIIGNYTDGNLVASLMATKLGVTQGTIAHALEKTKYEDSDAKWKELDPKYHFSCQFTADLIAMNVTDFIITSTYQEIAGSKERPGQYESHTAFTMPGLCRVVSGIDVFDPKFNIAAPGADQSVYFPYTEKQIRLTKFHPSIQELLYNEKDNQEHMGYLAEREKPIIFSMARLDTVKNITGLVEWYGKDKRLREMANLVIVAGFFDMSKSNDREEKAEIKKMHDLIEKYKLKGKFRWIAAQTDRYRNSELYRCIADTKGVFVQPALYEAFGLTVIEAMNCGLPTFATNQGGPAEIIVDGVSGFHIDPNNGDESVARIGDFFSKCSTDGLYWDSISKAGLKRIYECYTWKIYAEKLLKMGSIYGFWRQVNEDQKKAKQRYIDMLYNLQYKPLTKKVTIPEDKTLPLRLASLRNLLPKKPASLGGGSKQKEVTEAKAKSKDGQEQNEVKEGLLAAEASERMKKVLETSEETQTQRLEKMKIAYRQQQNQGASPVKNLFWSVLVCLYICYILKQRFFGTYLVQDD; this is encoded by the exons atggcttcttcttcatctcccaCAACACTTCCACGATCGGATTCAATCGCTGACAAAATGCCTGATGCATTGAAACAAAGCCGGTACCATATGAAGAGATGTTTTGCCAG CTTTGTTAGAGGAGGAAAGAAGCTAATGAAGCGTGAGAATCTAATGACTGAGATAGAAAAATGTATAGAAGATAGCCATGACCGCAAGAAGATTATGGAGGGACTGTTTGGTTACATTCTCACATGTACTCag GAAGCAGCAGTGGTTCCACCCTTTGTTGCTTTAGCCGCAAGGCCAGATCCTGGTTTCTGGGAATACGTTAAGGTCAATGCTGGAGACCTAACAGTGGATGAAATCACAGCCACGGATTACTTGAAGCTGAAGGAATCTGTTTTCGACGAGTCATG GGCTAAGGATGAAAATGCATTGGAGTTAGACTTTGGAGCGATTGATTTCACAACACCTAGGCTTAATCTTTCTTCTTCCATTGGAAATGGAGCTGATTACATCTCTAAGTTTATATCTTCTAAGCTTGGAGGCAACACTGATAAACTAGAACCTTTGTTGAACTACTTGCTTCGCCTTAACCATCATGGAGTG AATCTCATGATCAATGAAGATATCAACACAGTTGCAAAGCTCCAGAAATCTCTGATGCTTGCTGTGAATGTAGTCTCCACTTACCCCAAACATACTCCTTATGAAACTTTTGCTCCAAG GTTGAAAGAAATGGGATTTGAGAAAGGTTGGGGAAACACATCACAGAGAGTGAAAGAAACAATGGTTATGCTCTCAGAAGTTCTAGAGGCACCAGACAGTGTGAAGCTTGATTTGCTCTTTAGTAGACTTCCCACAGTGTTCAACGTTGTGATATTCTCTGTCCATGGCTATTTTGGTCAGCAAGATGTCCTTGGATTACCAGATACCGGAGGCCAG GTTGTTTACATTCTTGATCAAGTAAGAGCATTAGAAGAAGAGCTTCTGATTCGAATTAACCAACAAGGTCTCGGATTCAAGCCTCAGATTCTTGTGGTGACACGGTTAATACCAGAAGCAAGAGGCACAAAGTGTGATCAAGAACTAGAAGCCATTGAAGGAACCAAACATTCTCATATTCTCAGGGTTCCTTTTGTTACAGATAAAGGAACCTTACGTCAATGGGTTTCCCGGTTCGATATATACCCTTACCTGGAGAGGTTTACTCAG GATGCAACTAGCAAGATTCTCAAACGCTTTGAGTGCAAGCCTGACCTCATCATAGGAAACTACACAGATGGGAACTTGGTTGCATCTCTAATGGCCACCAAACTCGGTGTCACTCAAGGAACCATTGCTCATGCGTTGGAGAAGACAAAGTATGAAGATTCAGATGCAAAGTGGAAAGAACTAGACCCTAAATACCATTTCTCTTGCCAATTCACAGCTGATTTAATAGCAATGAATGTCACTGACTTCATCATTACCAGCACATATCAAGAAATAGCAGGAAG CAAGGAAAGGCCAGGACAGTATGAGAGTCACACTGCCTTCACAATGCCTGGTCTATGTAGAGTTGTCTCTGGCATTGATGTGTTTGATCCAAAGTTTAACATTGCTGCTCCTGGCGCAGATCAATCTGTATACTTCCCTTACACAGAGAAGCAAATAAGATTGACCAAGTTTCATCCTTCTATACAAGAACTACTCTACAATGAGAAAGACAATCAAGAACACAT GGGATATCTTGCGGAGAGAGAGAAACCAATCATCTTCTCAATGGCGAGACTAGACACAGTGAAGAATATAACTGGTTTGGTTGAATGGTATGGCAAAGATAAGAGACTAAGAGAGATGGCTAACCTTGTAATAGTTGCTGGATTCTTCGATATGTCGAAATCTAATGACAGAGAAGAGAAAGCTGAGATCAAGAAGATGCATGAtctcattgaaaagtataagcTCAAGGGGAAGTTTAGATGGATAGCTGCTCAAACTGATAGATACAGAAACAGTGAGCTTTACAGGTGCATTGCTGATACAAAAGGAGTCTTTGTTCAACCAGCTTTGTATGAAGCTTTTGGTTTAACGGTCATTGAAGCCATGAACTGTGGACTACCAACATTCGCCACTAATCAAGGTGGACCGGCTGAGATAATCGTTGATGGTGTCTCTGGTTTCCACATTGATCCCAACAATGGTGATGAATCTGTTGCTAGGATTGGAGACTTCTTCAGCAAGTGTAGTACAGATGGTTTGTATTGGGATAGTATCTCTAAGGCTGGTCTCAAACGTATCTACGAGTG TTACACATGGAAGATCTATGCAGAGAAGTTATTGAAAATGGGAAGCATCTATGGTTTCTGGAGACAAGTGAATGAAGATCAGAAGAAAGCTAAGCAGAGATACATTGACATGCTATACAATCTCCAGTACAAACCATTg ACCAAGAAAGTGACTATCCCTGAAGATAAAACTTTGCCTCTGAGATTGGCTTCACTACGTAACCTCCTTCCCAAGAAACCAGCATCTCTTGGAGGTGGAAGTAAGCAGAAGGAAGTCACAGAAGCGAAAGCAAAGAGTAAAGATGGTCAAGAACAAAATGAGGTGAAAGAGGGGTTGCTTGCTGCTGAAGCATCAGAGAGGATGAAGAAAGTTTTAGAGACTTCTGAAGAGACACAGACACAGAGGCTAGAAAAGATGAAGATTGCATACAGACAACAACAGAACCAAGGAGCTTCGCCGGTTAAGAACTTGTTTTGGTCAGTATTGGTTTGTCTCTACATCTGTTACATTTTGAAGCAGAGGTTCTTTGGAACTTACTTGGTTCAGGATGATTAA